The Klebsiella africana sequence GCTGGCGCGACTGAAGCGACCACCAAGCTGTGGGACACCGTAATGGAAGGGGTAAAACAGGAAAACCGCACTCACGCGCCTGTTGATTTCGACACAGCCCTCGCTTCCACTATCACCTCTCACGACGCAGGCTACATCGAGAAAGGTCTGGAAAAAATCGTTGGTCTGCAGACCGAAGCGCCGCTGAAACGTGCGATTATCCCGTTCGGTGGTATCAAAATGGTTGAAGGTTCCTGCAAAGCGTACAATCGCGAGCTGGACCCGATGCTGAAAAAAATCTTCACTGAATACCGTAAAACCCACAACCAGGGTGTTTTCGATGTCTATACCCCTGACATCCTGCGCTGCCGTAAATCCGGCGTGCTGACCGGTCTGCCGGATGCTTACGGCCGTGGTCGTATCATTGGTGACTACCGTCGCGTTGCGCTGTACGGTATCGACTTCCTGATGAAAGACAAATTCGCCCAGTTCAACTCTCTGCAGGCGAAACTGGAAAGCGGCGAAGATCTGGAAGCTACCATCCGTCTGCGCGAAGAAATTGCTGAGCAGCACCGCGCACTGGGTCAGATCAAAGAGATGGCAGCTAAATATGGCTACGACATCTCCGGCCCGGCGACCACCGCTCAGGAAGCAATCCAGTGGACCTATTTCGGTTACCTGGCTGCCGTTAAATCCCAGAACGGTGCAGCAATGTCCTTCGGTCGTACCTCCAGCTTCCTGGATATCTACATCGAACGTGACCTGCAGGCGGGCAAAATCACCGAGCAAGACGCGCAGGAAATGGTTGACCACCTGGTCATGAAACTGCGTATGGTTCGCTTCCTGCGTACCCCGGAATACGACGAACTGTTCTCCGGCGACCCGATTTGGGCAACCGAATCCATCGGTGGTATGGGCGTTGACGGCCGTACTCTGGTCACCAAAAACAGCTTCCGCTTCCTGAATACCCTGTACACCATGGGGCCGTCTCCGGAGCCGAACATCACCATCCTGTGGTCTGAAAAACTGCCGCTGAGCTTCAAGAAATTCGCCGCTAAAGTGTCCATCGATACCTCTTCTCTGCAGTATGAGAACGATGACCTGATGCGTCCGGACTTCAACAACGACGACTACGCTATCGCATGCTGCGTCAGCCCGATGGTTGTTGGTAAGCAAATGCAGTTCTTCGGTGCTCGCGCTAACCTCGCGAAAACCATGCTGTACGCTATCAACGGCGGCGTGGATGAAAAACTGAAAATGCAGGTGGGCCCGAAATCTGAGCCGATCAAAGGCGACGTCCTGAACTTCGACGAAGTGATGGAACGCATGGATCACTTCATGGACTGGCTGGCTAAACAGTATGTCACCGCCCTGAACATCATCCACTACATGCACGACAAGTACAGCTACGAAGCCTCTCTGATGGCGCTGCACGACCGTGACGTTATCCGCAC is a genomic window containing:
- the pflB gene encoding formate C-acetyltransferase, producing MSELNEKLATAWEGFAKGDWQNEVNVRDFIQKNYTPYEGDESFLAGATEATTKLWDTVMEGVKQENRTHAPVDFDTALASTITSHDAGYIEKGLEKIVGLQTEAPLKRAIIPFGGIKMVEGSCKAYNRELDPMLKKIFTEYRKTHNQGVFDVYTPDILRCRKSGVLTGLPDAYGRGRIIGDYRRVALYGIDFLMKDKFAQFNSLQAKLESGEDLEATIRLREEIAEQHRALGQIKEMAAKYGYDISGPATTAQEAIQWTYFGYLAAVKSQNGAAMSFGRTSSFLDIYIERDLQAGKITEQDAQEMVDHLVMKLRMVRFLRTPEYDELFSGDPIWATESIGGMGVDGRTLVTKNSFRFLNTLYTMGPSPEPNITILWSEKLPLSFKKFAAKVSIDTSSLQYENDDLMRPDFNNDDYAIACCVSPMVVGKQMQFFGARANLAKTMLYAINGGVDEKLKMQVGPKSEPIKGDVLNFDEVMERMDHFMDWLAKQYVTALNIIHYMHDKYSYEASLMALHDRDVIRTMACGIAGLSVAADSLSAIKYAKVKPIRDEDGLAIDFEIEGEYPQFGNNDARVDDMAVDLVERFMKKIQKLHTYRNAIPTQSVLTITSNVVYGKKTGNTPDGRRAGAPFGPGANPMHGRDQKGAVASLTSVAKLPFAYAKDGISYTFSIVPNALGKDDEVRKTNLAGLMDGYFHHEASIEGGQHLNVNVMNREMLLDAMENPEKYPQLTIRVSGYAVRFNSLTKEQQQDVITRTFTQTM